One Halichondria panicea chromosome 3, odHalPani1.1, whole genome shotgun sequence genomic region harbors:
- the LOC135334394 gene encoding serine/threonine-protein kinase TAO1-A-like — MAVNPQAFEQFKLRQIRITKNEFGRGSYAVVLELEYQGLKCAGKKLYEVLYETGIGHAAQRYLEECRLLSQTRHPNIVQFLGVCFEESFQFPILVMEFLPTNLSSCLKRYGILPDEINFSILHDVSLGLAYLHDQTPVIVHRDLSANNVLLSTNMMAKISDLGVARILNLTPLQVSRLTETPGTPAYMPPEVMVADPHYDTSVDVFSFGIMMIHTFTAEWPLPKIGQTRINPANPNGLIPVTEAERREEFIRRIPPDHPLMDFIMRCLSNNPQQRPTAAEIVSRMVGVVLEYPPSFENRVEMLQRVSALLTEKRELEEEVVRKDLAIQEKAGEIEVLVEKKRRQEEESENTVERMQLVHSVEADQIKLEIEDLKSQLEDKETIVNTKDEFIISRNARIVELETQCQQLTEEVELQIAHKDSIIASKDTSLHKKEATNQSLNNQLTKTRDYLTSKPQSLQVQLSYSQCSEAPVEMSGGLAITINGKVYYGGGVCDGVDDMFYVHCYDPPQDFWSTLPRLPVCYFGLGEVKGELVAVGGRDPSRSKSNVVHVCTKGRNWKRTIPPMPTARSWPAVVSLPTHLVVTGGRLSSGGYTDNVEIYSISTFQWSETDRLPYVCMDQRGIVYNNTVYLLGGSDNNNLNEVCAAQVDKLISVDRQHDGSVNKADSVWNTISNTLSYRPSPVTISDTLFAVGGLIRKEATQAIYAYSSSMNSWLYIGDLPSPVAHTATVSLSPAECFVIGGSNKSKRQSTVHKIRITATIP, encoded by the exons ATGGCTGTAAATCCACAAGCTTTCGAGCAGTTCAAGCTGAGACAAATTCGCATCACTAAGAATGAGTTCGGACGAGGTTCCTACGCTGTTGTCTTGGAGCTAGAGTATCAAGGACTGAAATGTGCCGGCAAAAAACTTTATGAGGTTCTGTACGAGACTGGAATCGGGCATGCGGCACAAAGATATCTGGAGGAGTGTCGCCTGCTCAGTCAAACTAGACATCCCAACATTGTCCAATTTCTGGGAGTGTGTTTTGAGGAGAGCTTTCAGTTCCCCATCCTAGTCATGGAATTCCTCCCCACCAACTTGAGCAGCTGTCTCAAGCGCTATGGTATTCTCCCCGATGAGATCAACTTCTCCATCCTCCATGACGTCTCACTGGGCCTGGCCTACCTCCATGACCAAACAccagtcattgtgcacagagacctcTCAGCCAACAACGTTCTCTTGTCCACCAACATGATGGCAAAGATATCCGATCTGGGGGTTGCTCGAATTTTGAACCTTACCCCCCTTCAAGTTAGTCGATTAACGGAGACCCCTGGCACCCCAGCGTACATGCCCCCCGAAGTTATGGTTGCCGACCCTCACTACGACACCAGTGTGGATGTGTTCTCCTTTGGGATCATGATGATTCACACCTTCACAGCAGAGTGGCCACTACCAAAGATTGGCCAGACACGAATCAATCCTGCTAATCCCAATGGTCTGATACCAGTGACAGAAGCTGAACGACGTGAAGAGTTTATTCGAAGGATTCCTccagaccaccctctgatGGACTTTATCATGCGCTGTCTCAGCAACAACCCCCAGCAAAGACCTACAGCAGCGGAGATAGTGAGtcggatggtgggtgtggtacttgAATATCCTCCCTcttttgagaacagagtggagatgctccagcgagtgagtgccctactgacagagaaaagggagcttgaggaggaggtTGTGAGAAAGGACTTGGCAATCCAGGAGAAAGCAGGAGAGATCGAGGTACTGGTGGAGAAGAAAAGACGACAAGAGGAAGAAAGTGAAAACACTGTCGAACGTATGCAGTTGGTGCACTCTGTGGAAGCCGATCAAATTAAATTGGAAATTGAAGATCTTAAAAGTCAACTCGAAGATAAAGAGACAATTGTTAACACGAAAGATGAATTTATTATATCAAGAAATGCAAGGATTGTGGAATTAGAAACTCAATGTCAACAACTCACTGAGGAGGTGGAGCTACAAATTGCTCACAAAGATTCGATCATTGCCTCCAAAGATACTTCCCTTCATAAGAAAGAAGCCACCAATCAGAGTTTGAACAACCAACTCACCAAAACCCGAGACTACCTGACCAGCAAACCACAG TCCCTACAGGTTCAGTTGTCCTACAGTCAGTGCTCCGAGGCTCCAGTGGAGATGTCTGGGGGACTAGCAATAACCATCAATGGCAAGGTCTACTATGGTGGGGGAGTCTGTGATGGCGTTGATGACATGTTTTATGTCCACTGTTACGATCCGCCACAAGACTTTTGGTCAACTCTGCCCAGACTTCCTGTATGTTACTTTGGTCTAGGAGAAGTAAAAGGTGAACTGGTAGCAGTTGGCGGTAGGGATCCATCTCGCTCTAAATCCAAcgtggtacatgtgtgtaccaAAGGAAGGAACTGGAAACGGACGATTCCACCAATGCCCACAGCGAGGAGTTGGCCAGCAGTCGTTAGTCTCCCAACACATCTGGTCGTAACAGGAGGTCGGTTGAGCTCTGGTGGCTACACTGATAATGTTGAGATCTACAGCATCAGCACCTTTCAGTGGagcgagacagacagactaccaTATGTTTGTATGGACCAAAGAGGAATTGTctacaacaacacagtgtacctaCTGGGCGGATCTGACAACAATAATCTAAATGAGGTGTGTGCTGCTCAAGTCGACAAGCTCATCTCAGTAGACCGACAGCACGATGGTAGTGTCAACAAAGCTGACTCTGTCTGGAATACAATATCCAATACCCTGTCTTACCGGCCCTCCCCTGTAACGATATCCGACACCCTCTTTGCTGTTGGTGGACTGATTCGTAAGGAAGCAACTCAAGCGATCTACGCCTACTCATCCTCCATGAACTCCTGGCTCTACATTGGTGATCTACCATCTCCTGTGGCACACACTGCCactgtgtcactgtctccaGCAGAGTGCTTTGTGATTGGGGGAAGTAACAAATCAAAAAGACAATCTACCGTGCATAAAATTAGAATCACAGCAACTATTCCTTGA